A portion of the Heptranchias perlo isolate sHepPer1 unplaced genomic scaffold, sHepPer1.hap1 HAP1_SCAFFOLD_64, whole genome shotgun sequence genome contains these proteins:
- the LOC137317979 gene encoding EEF1A lysine methyltransferase 3-like, translating into METQQEKKHFSSPDSTEDSNKLESRYQFCGHTLRITRVSSNKLVVPSIIWEAGLVLCRFFEKEKISFSGKKMIELGSGTGIVGILAILLGGDVTLTDKPEVLNQIELNVANNVPSSIIQRSKVSALSWGINHYQFPTDYDIILGSDIVYKKREYHLLLKTLQHLSNQNTIIYICSKMREFMGAMNFHEKLIPQHFNSEIVHSVPENEINLYKVTKKVPGAY; encoded by the exons ATGGAAACACAGCAGGAAAAGAAGCATTTCAGCAGCCCCGACTCCACGGAGGACAGCAACAAACTCGAAAGTCGCTATCAGTTTTGCGGGCACACTTTGAGAATCACTAGGGTCTCCAGCAATAAATTAGTGGTACCATCAATAATCTGGGAAGCT GGCCTCGTTCTCTGCCGGTTCTTTGAGAAAGAGAAAATCAGTTTTTCTGGGAAGAAGATGATTGAATTGGGGTCGGGCACTGGGATCGTGGGGATTCTTGCAATCCTGCTGG GTGGAGATGTGACCTTGACAGACAAACCAGAAGTTCTGAATCAAATAGAACTAAACGTGGCCAACAATGTCCCCTCTTCAATTATCCAGCGGTCAAAAGTATCTGCTCTCTCGTGGGGTATAAACCATTATCAATTTCCAACAGACTACGACATCATCCTGGGATCCGATATCGTCTACAAGAAACGTGAATACCACTTACTGCTAAAGACCCTACAACATCTGAGCAACCAAAACACTATAATTTACATCTGCTCGAAGATGCGTGAGTTCATGGGAGCCATGAATTTTCACGAGAAGCTCATTCCACAGCATTTTAACTCCGAAATTGTTCACAGTGTCCCAGAAAATGAAATCAACCTGTACAAAGTGACCAAAAAAGTTCCTGGCGCTtattaa